The Candidatus Equadaptatus faecalis nucleotide sequence TTATAAAGGCATATTCGTATTTGCACAGCAGGTTGACGGACAGCTCAACAGCGTTTCTTTCGAACTGATTGGCAAAGCAAAAGAACTTGCGGCGGATCTTGACGCGGACGTGACGGCGCTGCTTCTCGGCAGCAACGTTGAAGGTCTCTGCGACGAGCTTGCGGCATACGGCGCAGACAGAGTTGTTCTTATTGACGACCCTGCGCTGAAAGACTATACGACGGAGCCGTACGCGCAGGCGGTAACGGCGGCAATCAACGCGTACAAACCTGAAATTCTCATGTTCGGCGCAACCGCAATCGGAAGAGACCTTGCACCGCGCATCTCCGCCCGCGTGAAAACTGGACTTACGGCAGACTGCACGAAGCTTGAAATAGACCCTGAAACGAAACAGTTCCGCATGACGCGTCCTGCCTTCGGCGGCAACATTATGGCAACAATCGTCTGCCCCGAACACAGACCGGCAATGTCAACTGTTCGCCCGGGCGTTATGCAGAAAAGAGAGTCTGTCGCGAATGCGAAAGCGGTCGTTGAAAAATTTGATCCGAAGCTTGAGAAAAACGACAAATTTGTTGAAATACTTGAAATAATCAAAAACGTGTCAGAAGCGAAGGATATAATGGACGCAAAAATCCTTGTCTCAGGCGGACGCGGTGTTGGAAGCAAGGAAAACTTCAAACTGCTTGAGGAGCTTGCAGACGTGCTTGGCGGAACCGTTGCCTGTTCGCGTGCGGCAGTTGACGCGGGCTGGACGGAAAAAGACATGCAGGTCGGTCAGACGGGAAAAACAGTACGCCCTCACGTCTACTTTGCAATAGGCATATCCGGCGCCATACAGCACCTTGCTGGTATGGAAGAATCCGACATTATAATTGCAATCAACAAAGACGAAACGGCGCCGATATTTGACGTTGCCGATTACGGAATAGTCGGGGACCTTAGCAAAATAGTGCCTGCGCTTACTGAAAAGCTTAAAGCGCTCAAAGCATAAACGAAAACATAAAACAGGCTGAATTGTTATTCAGCTTGTAATTTACAGCCGGCAGAGGTAAATTCTCTGCCGGCATTGTTTTTAGTTTTTGTC carries:
- a CDS encoding electron transfer flavoprotein subunit alpha/FixB family protein; amino-acid sequence: MSLQDYKGIFVFAQQVDGQLNSVSFELIGKAKELAADLDADVTALLLGSNVEGLCDELAAYGADRVVLIDDPALKDYTTEPYAQAVTAAINAYKPEILMFGATAIGRDLAPRISARVKTGLTADCTKLEIDPETKQFRMTRPAFGGNIMATIVCPEHRPAMSTVRPGVMQKRESVANAKAVVEKFDPKLEKNDKFVEILEIIKNVSEAKDIMDAKILVSGGRGVGSKENFKLLEELADVLGGTVACSRAAVDAGWTEKDMQVGQTGKTVRPHVYFAIGISGAIQHLAGMEESDIIIAINKDETAPIFDVADYGIVGDLSKIVPALTEKLKALKA